ATTGTTTAtctgtttaaagaaaaaaaaatggaccAGCTAAATTTATAATCCTCCTTTTCCAACCATGTAGTGGCTAACGGACCGACGGAAGAAGTCCCAGCTTATGAAAAAGGTGGACTCTCGCCGCCAAATCGAGTTGATACAAGATTTTGATATGCCCGGCGTTTGTACCTCCATACGTATGTCACCCGATATGCAATATATATTGGCCACAGGAACCTATAAGCCCCGCGTCAAATGCTTTGAAGTAAATAATTTGTCCATAAAGTTTGAGAGATGTTTTGATTCCGAAGTCACCACTTTTGAGGTGATAAGCGATGATTATAGCAAAATGGTTTTTCTACAATGTGATCGCTATGTAGAAATACATGCAGCTCATGGAAGGCATTATCGTTTGCGTATACCAAGGTTTGGACGTGATATGAAATATCACAAGCCCTCGTGTGATCTGTTCATAGTGGGAACTACAAAGGTATGAGCGCAAAATATATAAGAATGatgataattttttgtttaaatttaggaGATAtatcgcttaaatttggaaagAGGTCAATTTCTACAACCCTATGAATCTGAGGCTTCCAATTTGAATGCCTGCGAGGTCTGTACGGAGCATGGTTTGCTGATGGTGGGTTCAAAGGAAGGTACCGTGGAGGCTTGGGACCCTCGttcaaagacaaaatgttcCACATTGGATGTGGCTATCAAACTGCCTGGCGTTAAAGAATTCCCCTCGGTTTCTGCACTGAAATTCAAAGATGGTCTTCATATGGGTGTGGGCACTAATTCAGGACATGTTTTACTCTATGATATACGCTCAAAGGAACCACTGCTGGTGAAGgatcatttaaataaaatacccatTAAACGTTTGGCTTTCAACACCAATCACAATGCGGTTTATTCATTGGATGAGGCAATGCTTAAACTATGGGACGAGCAAACGGTgagttattaaataaaaaaaacttctatAGATTGTCATTATGGCTTTTCCAGGGCAAACAAATTGCTTACATAGAATCCACTAGCTCCTTCAATGATTTCTGTACCATACCTGAGACGGGTATGTTCTTCTTGGCCCAAGAAGATGTGAAAATGTTGACTTTTTATGTACCTGCCATGGGCCCTGCACCTAGATGGTGCTCTTTCTTGGACAATTTGACCGAAGAAATAGAGTCGGAAGTGGTGGAGAACATGTACGACGACTATCAGTTTGTTACACAAAAGGAATTGGAAGAATTGGGCTTGGAGCATTTGATAGGTAGCAATTTATTAAAAGCCTACATGCATGGGTAAGCTGGGCGATTAACCAAATTTAActgttttttaaaacttttaaatactttttctCCAGCTACTTTATTGATGCTCGTTTGCATAACAAGGCCAAGACCATTGTGGATCCATTTGCCTTTGAACGCTTCCGCAAAGAAAAGATACGCCAAGAAATCGAAAGTGAACGGAAACCACGTCTACAACTCAATAGTAAATTGCCCAAAGTCAATCAGGAATTGGCTCTTAAAATTATCGAAGAACAAACTAATCCTTCAGCTAAACCGGTTAGCAAACAAGTGCCCAATTTATTGGAGGACAATCGTTTCAAGGCTATGTTTGAAAATACCGATTTCAATATAGACAAAAATGCCGAAGAATATAAACTTTTGGCTCCAGTGCTCAATCGC
The Stomoxys calcitrans chromosome 3, idStoCalc2.1, whole genome shotgun sequence genome window above contains:
- the LOC106092381 gene encoding nucleolar protein 10, which gives rise to MFVNEVNDVKIYNLSAGKSVPEWLTDRRKKSQLMKKVDSRRQIELIQDFDMPGVCTSIRMSPDMQYILATGTYKPRVKCFEVNNLSIKFERCFDSEVTTFEVISDDYSKMVFLQCDRYVEIHAAHGRHYRLRIPRFGRDMKYHKPSCDLFIVGTTKEIYRLNLERGQFLQPYESEASNLNACEVCTEHGLLMVGSKEGTVEAWDPRSKTKCSTLDVAIKLPGVKEFPSVSALKFKDGLHMGVGTNSGHVLLYDIRSKEPLLVKDHLNKIPIKRLAFNTNHNAVYSLDEAMLKLWDEQTGKQIAYIESTSSFNDFCTIPETGMFFLAQEDVKMLTFYVPAMGPAPRWCSFLDNLTEEIESEVVENMYDDYQFVTQKELEELGLEHLIGSNLLKAYMHGYFIDARLHNKAKTIVDPFAFERFRKEKIRQEIESERKPRLQLNSKLPKVNQELALKIIEEQTNPSAKPVSKQVPNLLEDNRFKAMFENTDFNIDKNAEEYKLLAPVLNRLEKSKLKEIKKRIEVARVNELHEDESKPHEESDNDEDLFGLEKSDDEDEKSSEAESSDDENVKEFAKEMKKAYKQVKKQRQEDLEDMEEEVVEQAKPNNRKTLIATKQLAKSDKPKEFKMFSLQSAAEMSAVKRGMMKVSLQDRVSKVEETNSKVQTIGRSLGNRQMTFEMKKPPSKEMRKREQQMKQHREERKKIIRPIKSLKLKKVNFK